A genomic region of Vitreoscilla filiformis contains the following coding sequences:
- a CDS encoding SemiSWEET family sugar transporter, protein MSNELLHWLGYPAAALTTLAFVPQAWLTLRTRQVDGISASTYGALTLGVLLWLLYGWSQRDCGPW, encoded by the coding sequence ATGTCCAATGAATTACTGCACTGGCTCGGCTACCCAGCCGCCGCCCTCACCACCTTGGCTTTCGTGCCACAAGCTTGGCTGACCCTGCGCACACGCCAGGTAGACGGCATTTCGGCCAGCACCTACGGCGCCCTGACCCTCGGGGTGCTGCTATGGCTGCTCTACGGCTGGAGCCAACGGGACTGTGGGCCTTGGTGA
- the dacB gene encoding D-alanyl-D-alanine carboxypeptidase/D-alanyl-D-alanine endopeptidase produces MHQGEFSRATFGHGLPRRQVLAAGLAWAGASWASTATLEAPEPIRAALKQSGLPPQALGWVVLPLTTTRSPGLPMAALSWQARQAFTPASLSKLVTSYAALDRLGPAFTWRTAVLWRGTLRDGVLEGDLLLRGSGDPVLVHERLWRLLRQVRQRGVREIRGHILLDRQVFAPVSIQAADFDQAPGRPYNVQPDGLLLNYNALTLRLRPDTALGRASVVVEPTLAGLEVPSAVPLSEAASPCDNLRPALQIQHEPSRAERLGVAGALPRGCTEEVALSVAYADPGRYAARLVEAMWREVGGTLSGQVRDAEAAFDVSRYQPLVEHVSPPLSQVVQDMNKSSNNVMAEQVFLTLAAQAQPGARGVTLAQARTVVTDWVRTRLGPPEQDGPWTLDNGSGLSRQARCTPLWLARLLHDAFHSPVMPELMASLPIAGVDGTLRQSRARPGQAHLKTGTLRDASGVAGYVLDTQGHHHVLVAMASHPQAFAARRVFDALIDWTIQAPKN; encoded by the coding sequence ATGCATCAGGGTGAGTTTAGCCGTGCCACCTTCGGCCACGGCCTGCCGCGCCGGCAGGTACTGGCAGCGGGCTTGGCGTGGGCGGGGGCGTCGTGGGCATCCACGGCCACGCTGGAAGCACCGGAACCGATCCGCGCCGCCCTCAAGCAATCGGGGTTGCCACCGCAGGCGCTGGGCTGGGTCGTGCTGCCGCTGACGACCACCCGCTCCCCCGGCTTGCCCATGGCCGCCTTGAGCTGGCAAGCGCGCCAAGCGTTCACCCCTGCATCCCTGAGTAAGCTGGTGACGAGTTATGCCGCCCTCGATCGCCTGGGGCCCGCTTTCACGTGGCGCACCGCCGTTCTGTGGCGGGGGACGTTGCGCGATGGGGTGTTGGAGGGCGATTTGCTCCTGCGCGGCAGTGGCGACCCGGTGTTGGTGCATGAACGGCTGTGGCGCTTGCTGCGTCAGGTGCGCCAGCGCGGGGTGCGGGAGATTCGCGGCCACATCCTGCTGGATCGGCAGGTGTTTGCGCCAGTGTCCATTCAGGCGGCGGATTTTGACCAAGCACCCGGTCGCCCCTACAACGTGCAGCCGGATGGCCTGCTGCTGAACTACAACGCCCTCACCTTGCGCCTGCGCCCCGACACGGCGCTGGGTCGGGCGAGTGTGGTGGTCGAACCCACCTTGGCGGGCTTGGAGGTGCCGAGCGCCGTGCCTTTGAGCGAGGCTGCCTCGCCATGCGACAACCTGCGCCCTGCGCTGCAAATTCAACACGAACCCAGCCGGGCCGAGCGTCTGGGCGTGGCGGGCGCGCTGCCCCGGGGCTGCACCGAGGAGGTGGCGCTGTCGGTGGCGTATGCCGACCCCGGGCGTTACGCGGCGCGCTTGGTCGAAGCCATGTGGCGCGAGGTTGGCGGCACGTTGAGCGGGCAGGTGCGGGACGCCGAGGCCGCTTTCGATGTCAGCCGTTATCAGCCTCTGGTCGAACATGTCTCCCCGCCACTGAGCCAGGTGGTGCAGGACATGAACAAAAGCAGCAACAACGTCATGGCCGAACAAGTGTTCCTCACGCTGGCAGCGCAGGCCCAGCCCGGGGCGCGTGGCGTGACCCTCGCGCAAGCTCGAACCGTGGTGACCGATTGGGTGCGCACCCGCCTGGGCCCGCCCGAGCAAGATGGGCCGTGGACGTTGGACAACGGTTCTGGCCTGTCCCGCCAAGCCCGCTGCACGCCGTTGTGGCTGGCCCGCCTGCTGCACGACGCTTTTCACAGCCCCGTGATGCCGGAGTTGATGGCCTCGCTGCCGATCGCGGGGGTGGATGGCACGCTGCGCCAGTCACGCGCTCGCCCGGGCCAGGCGCACCTCAAAACCGGCACCCTGCGCGACGCCAGCGGCGTGGCCGGTTATGTGCTGGACACGCAAGGCCACCACCATGTGCTGGTGGCGATGGCCTCACACCCTCAAGCTTTCGCAGCGCGCCGTGTGTTTGACGCGCTGATTGATTGGACAATCCAAGCTCCAAAAAATTAA
- the tsaB gene encoding tRNA (adenosine(37)-N6)-threonylcarbamoyltransferase complex dimerization subunit type 1 TsaB, whose protein sequence is MHAAAPFSPVRLLALDTATDTLAMAVVHADRILTHESAGGAQASTTLMPALLDLLAQAGLTLSSIHAVAMGRGPGAFTGLRTAVSVAQGLAFGLACPVVPVDSLLIVAEDAFEQAGRPVAHAWPVWVAVDARMNEVYAAEYAHDPVAGWQVRTPPGLYDLPTLSARWLAQPPQAIAGNALSVFAGQLPVATAAQWPQVQARAAALGRLAQQAWLAGAHVPADDALPLYLRDKVALTIAEREGRA, encoded by the coding sequence ATGCATGCTGCTGCTCCCTTTTCGCCTGTGCGCCTGCTGGCGCTGGACACGGCCACGGACACCCTGGCCATGGCCGTTGTTCATGCTGACCGGATTCTGACCCACGAGTCTGCCGGCGGCGCCCAGGCTTCCACAACCTTGATGCCGGCCTTGTTGGACTTGCTCGCCCAAGCCGGGTTGACCTTGTCGTCGATCCACGCCGTGGCGATGGGGCGAGGGCCTGGCGCGTTCACGGGTTTGCGCACGGCGGTGTCCGTGGCCCAAGGGCTGGCGTTCGGGTTGGCCTGCCCGGTGGTGCCGGTGGACAGCCTGCTGATCGTCGCTGAGGATGCTTTCGAACAAGCGGGGCGCCCGGTGGCCCACGCTTGGCCGGTTTGGGTGGCCGTCGATGCACGCATGAACGAGGTGTACGCCGCCGAATACGCGCACGATCCGGTGGCTGGCTGGCAGGTGCGCACCCCGCCGGGGCTGTATGACCTGCCGACGCTGTCGGCCCGCTGGTTGGCCCAACCGCCCCAGGCCATCGCTGGCAACGCTTTGAGCGTGTTTGCCGGGCAACTACCTGTCGCCACGGCGGCGCAGTGGCCCCAGGTGCAGGCGCGAGCGGCGGCCCTCGGGCGCTTGGCCCAACAAGCATGGCTGGCGGGCGCCCACGTTCCCGCTGATGACGCCCTGCCGTTGTACCTGCGGGACAAGGTGGCTCTCACCATCGCCGAACGCGAGGGCCGGGCGTGA
- the rimI gene encoding ribosomal protein S18-alanine N-acetyltransferase, translating to MTPVLRAMQPEDVPAVAAMEQATHPHPWRPAHLRDALAAGYAAWVLENGAGEASAECLGYLVAMPGVQEWHLLSIAVAQAAQGRGLAQRLLARLAQQAQHTAAEWVWLEVREGNARARRLYERWGFESVGLRKHYYPGDSAGQREHAVVMRWRVPAAEVAHALD from the coding sequence GTGACCCCCGTGTTGCGCGCCATGCAGCCCGAGGACGTGCCCGCCGTGGCCGCCATGGAGCAGGCCACCCATCCGCATCCGTGGCGACCGGCGCATCTGCGTGACGCCCTGGCCGCTGGTTACGCCGCGTGGGTGCTGGAAAACGGGGCGGGCGAGGCATCCGCCGAGTGCCTGGGCTACTTGGTGGCGATGCCGGGTGTGCAAGAGTGGCACTTGCTGTCGATTGCGGTGGCGCAGGCGGCGCAAGGGCGCGGGCTGGCGCAGCGTCTGCTAGCCCGTTTGGCGCAGCAGGCCCAACACACCGCCGCCGAATGGGTGTGGCTGGAAGTGCGCGAGGGCAACGCCCGCGCCCGGCGTTTGTACGAACGCTGGGGGTTTGAATCCGTGGGCCTGCGCAAACACTATTACCCTGGTGACTCAGCGGGTCAGCGTGAACATGCGGTGGTGATGCGCTGGCGGGTGCCTGCTGCGGAGGTCGCGCATGCGCTGGACTGA
- a CDS encoding uracil-DNA glycosylase, giving the protein MRWTERQHTLLAGLGLKLWQAPAGHSEPTAHPAPPPPLPPVARPHRSPSAMAPSVPVPAPAPEVENTVLVPAPTVPGVASLDWAGLRQAVASCEACSLCRSRTQTVFGVGAERADVMIVGEAPGEQEDLRGEPFVGPAGQLLDNMLRAIGHSRAPGEGSPLRPVFIANTLKCRPPRNRNPDAQELARCLPFLYRQIELVQPRLLLASGKFAIQALLDTQEAVGRLRGRVHQFRGIPVVVTYHPAYLLRQLAEKSKAWDDLCLAMHTLSRLPPR; this is encoded by the coding sequence ATGCGCTGGACTGAACGGCAACACACCTTGCTCGCGGGCCTTGGGCTGAAACTTTGGCAAGCCCCGGCGGGGCACAGCGAGCCTACCGCGCACCCCGCACCGCCACCGCCGTTGCCACCGGTGGCACGCCCCCACCGCTCGCCGTCCGCGATGGCCCCGAGCGTGCCCGTGCCCGCACCCGCGCCAGAGGTCGAAAACACCGTGCTTGTTCCGGCTCCCACAGTGCCGGGCGTGGCGTCTCTGGATTGGGCGGGTTTGCGCCAAGCCGTTGCTTCGTGCGAAGCGTGCAGTCTGTGCCGCAGCCGCACCCAAACGGTGTTTGGCGTGGGGGCTGAGCGAGCCGACGTGATGATCGTCGGTGAAGCACCCGGCGAACAAGAAGACCTGCGCGGCGAACCGTTCGTCGGCCCGGCTGGGCAGTTGCTGGACAACATGTTGCGTGCCATCGGCCACAGCCGCGCCCCAGGTGAGGGCAGCCCGTTGCGCCCGGTGTTCATTGCCAACACCCTCAAATGCCGCCCGCCGCGCAACCGCAACCCGGATGCACAAGAACTGGCGCGTTGCCTGCCGTTTTTGTACCGGCAGATTGAGCTGGTGCAGCCGCGTTTGTTGTTGGCCAGCGGCAAGTTTGCCATCCAAGCCCTGCTCGACACACAAGAGGCCGTTGGCCGACTGCGTGGCCGGGTGCATCAGTTCCGAGGCATTCCGGTGGTGGTGACATACCACCCGGCTTACCTGCTGCGCCAACTCGCCGAAAAATCCAAGGCGTGGGACGATTTGTGCTTGGCGATGCACACCCTGTCGCGCTTGCCGCCGCGTTGA
- a CDS encoding PIN domain-containing protein codes for MRTNYILVDYENTQPESLAVLEQDFFRVKIFVGSNQTKIPFDFVESAQRLGDRAEYIKISGNGSNALDFHIAYYIGILSAEDPTAYFHIISKDTGFDPLIQHLKAKKIFISRSSDVTIIPAVKVANSKSAEEKIEVIIANLVQRGASKPGTVKTLSSSISSLFQKQLVDEEVEALLKILVERGLITIQDTKVSYHIS; via the coding sequence ATGCGCACAAACTACATTCTTGTGGATTATGAAAATACGCAGCCTGAGTCGCTTGCGGTGTTGGAGCAGGATTTTTTCAGGGTAAAAATATTTGTAGGCTCAAACCAGACAAAAATACCGTTTGACTTTGTTGAGTCTGCTCAAAGATTGGGGGATCGGGCTGAGTATATAAAGATTTCAGGGAATGGTTCTAATGCGCTGGATTTTCACATTGCTTACTATATTGGAATTCTTTCGGCGGAAGATCCGACGGCATATTTTCATATAATATCAAAGGATACGGGATTTGATCCGTTGATACAGCACCTTAAAGCTAAGAAAATTTTTATTTCTCGATCATCCGATGTGACAATCATACCGGCTGTAAAAGTTGCAAACAGTAAATCGGCTGAAGAAAAAATAGAAGTTATAATCGCAAATCTCGTGCAGCGCGGGGCGTCAAAGCCTGGGACGGTAAAGACGTTAAGTAGTTCAATAAGCTCATTATTTCAGAAGCAATTGGTGGACGAGGAGGTGGAAGCTTTGTTGAAGATTTTGGTGGAAAGAGGGCTGATCACAATTCAAGATACAAAAGTCAGTTATCATATTTCATGA
- a CDS encoding alpha/beta hydrolase family protein, producing MLSIFSELRLALVLSVLLSVNTAVHGAEQPIQMETPSGTISGTLTLPSQRTKVPVVLMIAGSGPTDRDGNTPLVTGKNNSLKLFAEALRDSGVASVRYDKRGIAASAGAARTESEVRFEDFVQDAASWVLKLSQDSRFTGVVVLGHSEGSLIGILASLRSPAKVFVSVAGPADRASEVLRHQLQGRLPPELAADNEALLQALEAGQTVSEVPLSLMSLYRPSVQPYLISWFRYSPSEEIAKLRMPCLLLQGGTDIQVTVVDAERLHAANRKCRLEVLPSMNHVMKTVAADAQKQIASYGDPTLPLDTGLMRALKLFFSSDGVQSALRTPR from the coding sequence ATGTTAAGCATTTTCAGTGAGCTGCGCTTAGCACTCGTACTTTCCGTACTCCTGTCTGTAAATACAGCAGTGCATGGAGCAGAGCAGCCGATCCAGATGGAGACGCCAAGCGGCACGATTAGCGGCACGCTGACTTTGCCGTCCCAGCGCACCAAAGTGCCAGTGGTACTTATGATTGCCGGGTCTGGTCCAACTGACCGAGATGGCAACACGCCGCTGGTGACAGGGAAAAATAACAGCTTGAAGTTGTTTGCGGAGGCTCTGCGCGATAGCGGTGTCGCATCAGTTCGTTACGATAAACGGGGCATCGCTGCCAGTGCGGGCGCTGCACGTACCGAATCCGAGGTGCGCTTCGAGGATTTTGTTCAAGATGCCGCTTCTTGGGTCTTAAAACTTTCGCAGGATTCGCGTTTCACTGGCGTGGTGGTACTGGGACACAGCGAGGGTTCGCTCATAGGTATTCTTGCATCCCTTCGCAGCCCGGCCAAGGTGTTTGTGTCAGTGGCAGGTCCGGCAGATCGGGCTTCGGAGGTCTTGCGCCATCAACTTCAGGGGCGTTTGCCCCCCGAGCTGGCGGCGGACAATGAAGCGCTTCTGCAAGCGCTTGAAGCTGGTCAGACCGTCAGTGAAGTTCCCCTGTCGCTCATGTCCTTGTATCGCCCAAGCGTGCAGCCGTATCTAATCTCCTGGTTTCGGTACTCGCCATCGGAAGAGATCGCCAAGTTGAGAATGCCGTGCCTGCTGCTTCAGGGGGGAACAGATATTCAGGTGACAGTCGTTGACGCAGAGAGGCTCCACGCTGCAAACAGGAAATGCCGATTAGAGGTGCTACCGTCAATGAACCACGTCATGAAGACAGTCGCAGCGGACGCTCAGAAGCAGATCGCTTCGTATGGTGACCCAACTCTTCCACTCGACACTGGCTTGATGCGCGCACTGAAGCTGTTTTTCTCGTCCGATGGCGTGCAATCGGCACTCCGCACGCCGCGCTAA
- a CDS encoding glycosyltransferase — protein sequence MNTNTLGAVVIGRNEGQRLVRCLQSLRDRVAWCVYVDSGSSDDSVAQAQALGADVVNLDMSQPFTAARARNEGLARLRQIAPTLTYVQFVDGDCEIQPDWLHHACAFLAEHPEVAVVCGRRRERFPQASVYNQLCDLEWDTPIGPARACGGDALMRVSALVAVGGYRPDLIAGEEPELCVRLRAAGHHIWRLNVEMTLHDAAMHRLGQWWQRNRRSGHAFAEGAWLHGAPPERHFVAETRRALVWGALLPLLWLGLMIVGAEGLAGLLLCLYPLQVIRVARRVRAMWPAHPIPWQQAFFLIMGRFPEVQGVLTFHWRRWRRGPVRLIEYK from the coding sequence ATGAACACCAACACTTTGGGCGCGGTCGTCATTGGCCGCAACGAGGGCCAGCGCTTGGTGCGCTGTTTGCAATCCCTGCGCGACCGGGTGGCGTGGTGCGTCTACGTCGATTCAGGCTCCAGTGACGATTCGGTGGCCCAGGCGCAAGCCCTGGGGGCTGACGTGGTCAACCTGGACATGTCGCAACCCTTCACCGCTGCCCGCGCACGCAACGAGGGCCTGGCCCGGCTGCGGCAGATTGCGCCGACGTTGACGTATGTGCAGTTTGTGGATGGGGACTGCGAAATTCAACCCGATTGGCTGCATCACGCCTGCGCGTTTTTAGCGGAGCACCCGGAGGTTGCGGTGGTGTGCGGGCGCCGGCGGGAGCGTTTTCCGCAGGCGTCGGTTTACAACCAGTTGTGTGATTTGGAGTGGGACACCCCCATCGGCCCGGCCCGCGCCTGCGGTGGTGATGCGTTGATGCGCGTGTCCGCCTTGGTGGCCGTGGGAGGTTACCGCCCGGATTTGATTGCCGGTGAGGAGCCGGAGTTGTGTGTGCGCTTGCGTGCGGCGGGGCACCACATCTGGCGCCTCAATGTCGAGATGACACTGCACGATGCCGCCATGCACCGCCTGGGCCAATGGTGGCAACGCAACCGGCGTTCCGGCCATGCGTTCGCTGAAGGGGCTTGGCTGCATGGGGCGCCGCCCGAGCGGCATTTTGTGGCTGAGACGCGCCGGGCTTTGGTTTGGGGGGCGCTGCTGCCGCTGCTGTGGCTGGGTTTGATGATCGTCGGCGCTGAGGGGCTGGCTGGGTTGCTGCTCTGCCTCTATCCGCTCCAAGTCATCCGGGTGGCACGGCGGGTTCGTGCGATGTGGCCGGCGCACCCAATCCCGTGGCAGCAGGCTTTCTTTCTCATCATGGGTCGATTTCCCGAGGTGCAGGGTGTGCTGACCTTCCATTGGCGCCGCTGGCGACGGGGGCCTGTGCGCTTGATTGAGTACAAGTGA
- a CDS encoding O-antigen ligase family protein, with the protein MPPIKPLIVVMLAIGLIFWPLRKHLYDLIPARDFAEMAKLVAMGTLAAFLAPGFWVYIVALVVLIRKATERLPPHESRPAWRVTLWFLLLMMTPNIPVVPPTGVYLMNVDHSRMLTWLLLLPALLEARRQQQQEALHHPTHKTPIDAMDVAMHIYFWGMCAILAFMYGPSFTAWLRQVAEWWVDIYLPYWGVRFAFSTHAQIRRTLAGFCLFSMVLCLVSIPEMTRGWPIYGAIQDWWGEAWGLSIYLMRDGMLRAQTSTGHSLAFGFAMATATGLWLWLYRFTRQRWVGWLGMVVLLAGVGTALSRATWLSAGLMMLLFTALSGQVRHIMLALTGSVAVFSVLAAVVPAFQELINKLPIIGNPEAVAAAAAASPEDDKEYRQAIFEGALELIKDNLLFGLPNAISYLEYLKQGQGIVDIVNSYIGIALNFGMTGLVPFIGMFIIALVKMWRLRQRLDPGMDGWYLANSMIATLFTIMVMIFSTSSISIIPYIYYALLALAVNIEKIYSEPEYEPDRDVVIYRPPPFPRYAS; encoded by the coding sequence ATGCCTCCCATTAAACCATTGATCGTTGTCATGCTGGCGATTGGGTTGATTTTCTGGCCCCTGCGAAAACATCTTTATGACCTGATCCCAGCCCGGGATTTTGCAGAAATGGCCAAGCTGGTGGCCATGGGCACCCTCGCCGCTTTCTTGGCCCCAGGCTTTTGGGTTTACATTGTGGCGCTCGTGGTCTTGATTCGAAAAGCCACCGAGCGTCTGCCCCCCCATGAAAGCCGTCCGGCGTGGCGGGTGACGCTGTGGTTTTTGCTGCTGATGATGACGCCGAACATCCCGGTCGTCCCCCCCACGGGGGTGTACCTGATGAACGTGGATCATTCCCGCATGCTCACGTGGCTGCTGTTGTTGCCAGCCTTACTGGAAGCCCGCCGCCAACAGCAGCAAGAGGCTTTGCACCATCCCACGCATAAAACCCCCATAGATGCCATGGACGTGGCCATGCACATTTATTTTTGGGGCATGTGTGCGATTTTGGCTTTCATGTATGGCCCGTCTTTCACTGCGTGGTTGCGCCAAGTCGCAGAATGGTGGGTGGACATTTACTTGCCTTATTGGGGTGTGCGTTTCGCATTTTCAACCCATGCACAAATTCGGCGCACATTGGCGGGGTTCTGCTTGTTTTCCATGGTGCTGTGCTTGGTGAGCATCCCGGAAATGACACGCGGCTGGCCCATCTACGGAGCGATCCAAGACTGGTGGGGCGAGGCGTGGGGCCTGAGTATTTACCTGATGCGCGACGGCATGTTGCGCGCCCAGACCTCCACCGGCCACTCGCTGGCCTTCGGTTTTGCCATGGCCACCGCCACCGGGTTGTGGCTGTGGCTCTACCGCTTCACGCGCCAGCGCTGGGTGGGCTGGTTGGGCATGGTGGTGCTGCTGGCGGGGGTGGGCACGGCCTTGTCCCGCGCCACATGGCTGAGTGCGGGTTTGATGATGCTGCTGTTCACGGCGCTGTCCGGCCAAGTCCGCCACATCATGCTGGCGCTGACGGGCAGTGTGGCCGTGTTCAGCGTGCTGGCGGCGGTGGTGCCGGCGTTTCAGGAGTTGATCAACAAACTGCCGATCATCGGCAACCCCGAAGCGGTTGCCGCTGCTGCTGCTGCCTCACCGGAAGACGACAAGGAATATCGCCAGGCCATTTTTGAAGGCGCGCTTGAGCTGATCAAGGACAACTTGCTTTTCGGCTTGCCCAATGCCATTTCTTACCTAGAATACTTAAAACAAGGCCAAGGGATTGTGGACATTGTCAATTCCTATATCGGGATTGCGCTCAACTTTGGCATGACGGGGTTGGTGCCTTTCATTGGCATGTTTATCATCGCCTTGGTCAAAATGTGGCGCTTGCGTCAACGGCTCGACCCGGGCATGGATGGATGGTATTTGGCCAACAGCATGATTGCCACCCTGTTCACCATCATGGTGATGATTTTCTCGACCAGCAGCATTTCCATCATTCCTTATATTTATTATGCTTTGCTGGCCTTGGCGGTGAACATCGAGAAAATCTATTCTGAACCGGAATATGAACCAGACCGCGATGTGGTGATTTACCGCCCGCCTCCTTTCCCCCGCTACGCTTCATGA
- a CDS encoding porin family protein: MTGFERQPKRLAAQVVARWMTGWIVGAAWCVAPAAWAAWDATASESISHVDNLLRSESGQERADTFQTTTLGLGADLTWSRQRLRLDTQAAFNRYQQFSDRDSTNTNTSLAWSWQTVGALSGSVSAFRNRSQYQYTGLLDTEQAAYSTQQGTSASLRLGAGGPWSASVSSSHSRSSYSLAALNAQAGQQNATSLSVGYRTGPHGQVQWVNSRSVTESQGQVNGVTPRSTQTSSQLTFDYIHSPKTNWHLNWGRSVGVSSMGQRTPSNVGGVNLSWQPTAKLSVGMGWQRDTRSSQSTIQTLAPGDTAEDPLQVITTGLLNEGVTTSTRLNLGWAVSVRSNLGLSYNDVRTSSASLVVNGALLDVSASRSRQMALSWSHTLSRAWSMSCSLTRERLSVSEASTLGHAYTARTTACSLSLRLQ, from the coding sequence ATGACGGGGTTTGAGCGCCAGCCCAAGAGACTGGCCGCACAAGTCGTGGCACGGTGGATGACGGGTTGGATTGTCGGGGCTGCGTGGTGCGTCGCGCCTGCGGCTTGGGCGGCTTGGGATGCGACGGCGTCCGAAAGCATCAGCCATGTGGACAACCTGCTGCGCAGCGAATCCGGCCAAGAGCGCGCCGACACCTTCCAAACCACCACCCTGGGCCTGGGCGCCGACTTGACATGGAGCCGCCAGCGCCTCCGGCTGGACACCCAAGCCGCGTTCAACCGCTACCAGCAATTCAGCGACCGGGACAGCACCAACACCAACACCAGCTTGGCCTGGAGTTGGCAAACCGTGGGGGCGCTCAGTGGTTCCGTGTCGGCGTTCCGCAACCGCTCGCAGTACCAGTACACCGGCCTGCTGGACACCGAGCAGGCCGCCTACTCGACCCAACAAGGCACCTCGGCCTCGCTGCGCCTGGGGGCTGGCGGGCCCTGGTCGGCTTCGGTGAGTTCTTCGCACTCGCGTTCGTCCTATTCCTTAGCGGCGCTGAACGCCCAGGCGGGGCAGCAAAACGCCACCTCGCTGAGTGTCGGTTATCGCACGGGGCCGCATGGCCAAGTGCAGTGGGTGAATTCGCGCTCAGTGACCGAGTCTCAGGGGCAGGTCAATGGCGTCACGCCGCGTTCGACGCAGACCAGCTCGCAACTCACGTTCGACTATATCCACAGCCCTAAAACCAACTGGCATCTGAATTGGGGGCGCAGCGTGGGGGTGAGCAGCATGGGGCAACGCACGCCCAGCAACGTCGGGGGCGTGAACCTGTCGTGGCAACCGACGGCCAAACTGTCGGTCGGCATGGGCTGGCAGCGCGACACCCGCAGCAGCCAAAGCACCATCCAAACCTTGGCGCCCGGGGATACCGCCGAAGATCCCTTGCAGGTCATCACCACCGGCCTGCTCAACGAAGGGGTGACCACCTCAACCCGCCTCAACCTCGGTTGGGCGGTGAGCGTCCGCAGCAACCTGGGCCTGTCTTACAACGATGTGCGCACCAGCTCGGCCAGTTTGGTGGTCAATGGGGCGTTGTTGGATGTGAGCGCCAGCCGATCGCGGCAGATGGCGTTGAGCTGGAGCCACACCCTGTCGCGGGCCTGGTCGATGAGTTGTTCGTTGACGCGGGAGCGTTTGTCCGTGTCCGAAGCCAGCACCTTGGGCCACGCCTACACCGCTCGCACCACCGCGTGTTCGCTGAGTTTGCGCCTGCAATGA
- a CDS encoding UDP-glucose dehydrogenase family protein, with product MKITVIGTGYVGLVTGACLAEMGNHVVCLDVDARKIDILNSGGIPIHEPGLLEIVRSNAAAGRLEFTTDVARSVAHGTLQFIAVGTPPDEDGSADLQYVLAAARSIGRLMTDYKVIIDKSTVPVGTADKVRAAVADELAQRGHSGMAFSVVSNPEFLKEGAAVADFTRPDRVVVGVDEGDDRAAMLMRSLYAPFIRNRDRLLVMDIKSAEFTKYAANAMLATRISFMNELSRLAEVMGADIEAVRIGIGSDPRIGTHFLYAGAGYGGSCFPKDVKALARTAAENGLPSQMMAAVEAVNDAQKQVLARKVASVYGEDWRGKTFAVWGLAFKPNTDDMREAPSRVLLAELVRRGAQVRAYDPVAAEEAARVLALDLGCAPEQAGITLVNSATEALSGADALIIVTEWKEFRTPDFEALASALRDRRIFDGRNLYEPALMRDSGLHYLSIGRPAC from the coding sequence ATGAAGATCACGGTCATCGGTACGGGTTACGTGGGGTTGGTCACGGGGGCGTGTCTGGCCGAGATGGGCAACCACGTGGTTTGCTTGGATGTCGATGCACGCAAGATCGACATCCTCAACAGCGGCGGCATTCCAATCCACGAGCCGGGTTTGTTGGAGATTGTGCGCAGCAACGCCGCTGCGGGCCGACTGGAGTTCACCACCGACGTGGCCCGCTCAGTGGCCCACGGCACCTTGCAATTCATTGCGGTGGGCACCCCGCCCGACGAGGATGGTTCAGCCGATCTGCAATACGTGTTGGCGGCAGCGCGCAGCATTGGCCGCCTCATGACCGACTACAAAGTCATCATCGACAAGAGCACCGTCCCCGTGGGCACGGCCGACAAGGTGCGTGCCGCCGTGGCCGACGAACTGGCCCAACGTGGCCACAGTGGCATGGCGTTTTCGGTGGTGTCCAACCCTGAGTTTTTGAAGGAGGGCGCGGCGGTGGCGGACTTCACCCGTCCGGATCGCGTCGTGGTGGGGGTGGATGAGGGGGATGACCGTGCGGCCATGCTCATGCGCTCGCTTTACGCCCCCTTTATCCGCAACCGCGACCGGCTGCTGGTGATGGACATCAAGAGCGCCGAGTTCACCAAGTACGCTGCCAACGCCATGCTGGCCACGCGCATCAGTTTCATGAACGAGCTGTCGCGCTTGGCCGAGGTGATGGGGGCGGACATCGAGGCCGTGCGCATCGGCATCGGTTCCGATCCGCGCATCGGCACGCATTTCCTCTACGCTGGCGCGGGCTACGGCGGGAGCTGCTTCCCCAAAGACGTGAAAGCCCTGGCCCGCACCGCCGCCGAAAACGGCCTGCCCAGCCAAATGATGGCCGCTGTCGAAGCCGTGAACGACGCGCAAAAGCAGGTGCTGGCGCGCAAAGTGGCGTCGGTTTACGGCGAGGATTGGCGTGGCAAAACCTTCGCCGTGTGGGGCCTGGCCTTCAAACCCAACACCGATGACATGCGCGAAGCCCCCAGCCGCGTGCTGCTGGCCGAGCTGGTGCGCCGAGGCGCCCAAGTGCGTGCTTACGACCCCGTCGCCGCCGAGGAGGCTGCGCGTGTGCTGGCGTTGGATTTGGGTTGTGCGCCCGAGCAGGCGGGCATCACGCTGGTGAACTCCGCCACCGAAGCCCTGAGCGGCGCCGATGCGCTCATCATCGTCACCGAATGGAAAGAGTTCCGCACGCCGGACTTCGAAGCGCTGGCCAGTGCCCTGCGCGATCGGCGCATTTTTGATGGCCGCAACCTCTACGAACCCGCCTTGATGCGTGACAGCGGGTTGCACTACCTGTCGATCGGGCGCCCGGCATGTTGA